A window of the Anthonomus grandis grandis chromosome 9, icAntGran1.3, whole genome shotgun sequence genome harbors these coding sequences:
- the LOC126740514 gene encoding G1/S-specific cyclin-E1, translating into MSHLKTVEVIEQETLDSPDAENTDLLNRLEEENYSEANKLPFQELLRMHTKQTVWGFKYGQNIRESALARDKCLLESSEKKRDTESGCKSDAAPGSCTKSEPGPSSSQVCTTEKDHKTPHSRKEGRSARSRTSKRKNSSKQDFGSPRKTRCVPLPLMNWADSKEVWMYMVYKEEASLNLRNPRLFENFTNFMPRMRAILLDWVMEVCEVYHLRRVTYYLTVDYFDRFLSLRPDVPKSQLQLVGVTCLFLASKLEEVYPPRLSEFSYVCDGACSPDDILNCELLILNSLGWDLNVMTPSDWLNLYMQIHFQAPSVVRRRLHQDTTRNFLFPQYSGYQFTRASQLLDAFSLDPGFLKFSYSTLAAAAMYFMYGKQVAADVSGLTWDQLQPCAEYMAAFYLVLRDTPDPRLISCKSDTPQDDKGFPNLESKRHRIPQLVKDENHSLQTHVVNMEYFEKSAIIRLEQMGLKVERTYVSKNKKSSAQSPGSPKTPDDTKENSRPEVEENEDLVCMYDVEKVGCDAVALDDSDISISNVSSPDADLILADDKALMSFDEILEGIVKCNQKNFPGHTLISPTKDETLQRLD; encoded by the exons ATGAGTCACCTTAAAACCGTCGAAGTTATAGAGCAAGAAACCCTTGACAGTCCCGATGCCGAAAATACCGATTTGCTTAACAGGCTTGAGGAAGAAAATTATAGTGAAGCCAACAAGTTGCCCTTCCAAGAATTGCTAAGAATGCACACAAAGCAAACAGTATGGGGTTTCAAATATGGGCAAAATATTAGAGAAAGCGCCCTGGCTAGGGATAAATGTTTGTTGGAGAGCAGTGAAAAGAAAAGAGATACCGAATCGGGATGTAAGAGTG atGCTGCACCAGGAAGCTGTACGAAATCAGAACCAGGACCGTCATCTTCCCAAGTTTGCACAACAGAAAAAGATCACAAAACTCCACACTCCCGTAAAGAGGGTAGAAGTGCGAGGAGTAGAACGAGCAAAAGAAAGAATAGTTCTAAGCAAGATTTCGGCTCACCAAGAAAGACTAGGTGTGTACCATTGCCTTTAATGAACTGGGCGGATAGTAAAGAAGTTTGGATGTATATG gtttataaaGAAGAAGCCTCACTGAATCTTCGCAATCCCCGACTCTTTGAAAACTTTACAAATTTTATGCCACGCATGCGTGCTATTTTGTTAGATTGGGTGATGGAAGTTTGTGAAGTTTACCATCTCAGGAGAGTGACATATTACTTAACCGTCGATTACTTTGACCGGTTTCTTTCACTCAGGCCCGATGTTCCTAAAAGTCAATTACAATTG GTTGGTGTCACATGTCTATTTTTGGCATCTAAACTAGAAGAAGTTTACCCTCCAAGACTATCAGAGTTTTCTTATGTGTGTGATGGAGCATGCAGCCCTGACGACATTTTAAATTGTGAATTGTTAATATTGAACAGCTTGGGATGGGACTTAAATGTTATGACACCCAGTGATTGGTTAAATCTATATATGCAAATACATTTTCAG GCCCCTAGTGTTGTAAGAAGACGTTTACACCAAGACACAACAAGAAACTTCCTTTTTCCACAATACTCTGGATATCAATTTACTAGGGCCTCACAGCTATTGGACGCATTTAGTTTAGACCCAG gttttttgaaattttcatacAGCACCCTCGCAGCAGCAGCAATGTATTTTATGTATGGTAAACAAGTGGCAGCGGATGTATCTGGTTTAACATGGGACCAGCTTCAGCCATGCGCAGAGTATATGGCAgcgttttatttggttttgagAGATACTCCGGACCCAAG ATTAATAAGTTGTAAATCAGACACACCTCAAGACGACAAAGGATTTCCCAATTTAGAAAGCAAGAGGCACAGAATTCCGCAATTAGTCAAAGATGAAAATCACAGTCTGCAAACTCACGTCGTTAATATGGAATATTTCGAAAAGTCAGCTATTATTAG GTTAGAACAGATGGGTCTTAAAGTGGAAAGAACCTACGTAagcaaaaataagaaaagtagcGCACAATCCCCAGGATCACCAAAAACTCCCGATGATACTAAAGAAAACTCAAGACCAGAAGTTGAGGAAAACGAAGACCTTGTTTGTATGTACGACGTAGAGAAGGTCGGATGTGACGCAGTAGCTTTAG ACGACTCAGATATCAGCATATCAAACGTGTCATCACCAGACGCAGATTTAATCCTAGCAGATGATAAAGCCCTGATGAGCTTCGATGAGATCCTAGAAGGCATCGTGAAAtgcaatcaaaaaaattttcccgGTCATACACTAATATCACCAACAAAGGATGAAACTTTACAAAGGTTAGACTAG